Below is a genomic region from Bacillus mycoides.
TTTTTTGCGGGTTCGAATTTGAAAATGAAGAATAACAACACGGCTAGTTGTAATATGATACTTGCAGTATTTGCAATAGATTCATACAGGGCAATTTGTTTTTTATCTGTAAGGCCGGCTGTATAAATTGTTAAGGGCATTGCGAGGAACACAGTAATAAGTCCGGTTCCGAAAAAAGCGAATAAAACGGAGCTAATAAATTGTCCCCATGACATAGAGTATTTCTGTTCATTAGAAAGTTGTGTAGCGGGTTGCATTTGTAAAACCACCTCTTTATATTTGTATATTTAATTATAAAGTATTTTGCTTTTGAGTGTAACATTTAAATATTACATACAAAGGTGTATTTTTCGCAAAATAATAAAAGAGGTATCACCCTATAGTGATGCCTCTTTCTCATTGATAACTATGTTCTGCCTTGTCATTCAATTTCTTTTGCTCTATTTGTAATTCACGCTCTACCAATCGGTCTAATTGCTGAATTGCTTTCAATGCTTTTTCATAAGAAATCGTTCTATAATGATGCGCTCCGCCCGGTTCTTCATCTGCTTCGTCTGCCCATTTAATAATGTTTTGAAGAGATGTTCTTTCAATTTCTTGCTGTACTAAGAAAGAATCTGTATGAAGAAGAATCGCAATAGAAATTTCTTTTGCTAGTTTAGGATGTTCTCCTAATCTAATAAGCAATT
It encodes:
- a CDS encoding HD domain-containing protein, which encodes MHRITLEQIFKHHITQKYVNRSGMVHAIAVAYHAFHLAKKHHASVDAATKAGFLHDIGHHTWYTGGEWDYDLYKKNDIHAIKGAERSHKLLIRLGEHPKLAKEISIAILLHTDSFLVQQEIERTSLQNIIKWADEADEEPGGAHHYRTISYEKALKAIQQLDRLVERELQIEQKKLNDKAEHSYQ